The following proteins are co-located in the Thermodesulfobacteriota bacterium genome:
- the mrdA gene encoding penicillin-binding protein 2, producing the protein MKEYKNRLIIATVIIIQVFLILAGRMWYMQILKGNEYEKFSRDNRVRVTRFPAPRGRILDRRGRELVINRSSFDVYVFPNDTKDIDGISNSLSQALEIDAGEIKKKISEAYKANRFLPTVIAKDINRDQLAFIEARKIYLQGVFIQINHTREYPYREIGAPFIGYLGKASKDDVIVHPNLLPGTLVGKNGVERAFDNYLLGEDGYQQKITDAQGREVNWRLLERDLRSQDSIPGSDVVLSIDIDLQKSAEESLGERAGAVIAVDVRTGELLALVSHPTFNPEEFIDGMDSTEWNKLKTNSSSPLLNRATQGLYAPGSVFKIVTASAALSEGVVYEQTRFYCPGSYTIGNRTFRCWKKGGHGLLNLHQAIVQSCDVYFYHVAEKLGIDRLAKYIQGFGFGGPTGIALNEKTGIAPSREWKLNTLKKPWYMGETIVTSIGQGYLSVSPLQIALMTASIANGGVLLKPQIVKKVTAPDGKVLLNISPEENARIPVNEDAISVIMKALKGVVNEPGGTGWASRIDNIEVAGKTGTAQVIALNSNSDKASHKDHAWFTSYAPADNPEIAVTVIVEHGGGGGAVAAPIVRRILETYVKLKEEGNV; encoded by the coding sequence ACCAGGTTTCCAGCTCCCAGGGGAAGGATTCTTGATAGGAGGGGCAGGGAGCTCGTAATCAATAGATCTTCCTTTGATGTTTATGTATTTCCAAATGACACTAAAGATATAGATGGTATAAGTAATAGCCTTTCCCAAGCCTTAGAGATTGACGCCGGTGAAATCAAGAAAAAGATATCAGAAGCTTATAAGGCAAACCGATTTTTACCTACAGTTATTGCTAAAGATATTAATCGGGACCAACTTGCGTTTATCGAAGCTCGAAAGATCTATCTACAGGGAGTATTTATTCAGATTAACCACACCCGCGAATACCCATACAGGGAAATCGGAGCACCATTTATTGGCTATTTAGGAAAGGCGAGCAAAGACGATGTTATTGTACACCCGAATTTACTTCCGGGCACCTTAGTTGGGAAAAACGGGGTAGAAAGAGCTTTTGACAATTATCTCCTTGGAGAAGATGGATACCAGCAAAAGATAACCGACGCCCAAGGTAGAGAGGTTAATTGGCGGTTGCTGGAAAGAGATCTTAGGAGCCAGGATAGTATTCCTGGAAGCGACGTAGTACTTTCAATAGACATAGATCTCCAAAAATCGGCCGAAGAATCTCTGGGAGAAAGGGCTGGCGCTGTGATTGCCGTAGATGTGAGGACAGGAGAGTTGTTAGCATTGGTCAGTCATCCAACTTTCAATCCAGAAGAATTTATTGATGGTATGGATTCCACCGAATGGAATAAGCTAAAAACTAACAGTAGTTCCCCACTGCTTAACCGCGCCACGCAAGGTCTTTACGCACCTGGTTCGGTATTTAAAATTGTAACCGCGTCTGCTGCGCTTAGTGAGGGGGTAGTTTATGAGCAGACCCGATTCTATTGCCCAGGCAGCTATACGATCGGCAACAGAACATTTAGATGTTGGAAAAAGGGTGGGCACGGGCTTTTAAACCTACATCAGGCGATTGTACAATCATGCGATGTCTATTTCTATCACGTTGCTGAAAAACTCGGAATCGACCGTCTTGCAAAGTATATCCAAGGATTTGGCTTTGGTGGCCCGACGGGCATCGCCCTTAATGAGAAAACAGGAATCGCCCCAAGCAGAGAATGGAAATTGAATACACTCAAGAAGCCATGGTACATGGGAGAAACGATTGTAACATCCATCGGTCAAGGATATTTAAGCGTATCTCCACTTCAGATTGCATTGATGACTGCATCCATAGCGAACGGAGGGGTTCTCCTTAAACCCCAAATCGTAAAAAAGGTGACTGCTCCTGATGGTAAAGTTCTACTAAACATCTCTCCCGAAGAGAACGCACGTATACCCGTAAACGAAGACGCGATTAGCGTTATCATGAAGGCTCTAAAAGGAGTAGTCAATGAACCGGGTGGAACAGGATGGGCTTCCAGGATCGATAACATAGAAGTAGCAGGCAAGACAGGTACAGCTCAAGTTATAGCACTCAATTCAAACAGCGATAAAGCATCTCACAAGGATCATGCATGGTTCACTTCTTATGCGCCTGCCGATAATCCGGAGATTGCTGTAACCGTTATTGTCGAACATGGAGGTGGTGGTGGAGCAGTTGCTGCTCCTATCGTAAGAAGGATCCTCGAAACCTACGTCAAATTGAAAGAAGAGGGAAATGTATGA
- the rodA gene encoding rod shape-determining protein RodA, giving the protein MMMFDRRLLKNYGWGLFILTLAFSIIGLVNLYSASFQTEYYVFKKQLVWVNLGLIGMILVSFLDFKTIKRYTTHIYAITIIFLIITLLFGKEVAGSKSWISLGHLINIQPSEFAKLTIIIALAKFYDNDFEPGPYGIRDLVKPILILAIPVVLVMVQPDLGTAFVIILISGSIIFFMGIRIKSLLFLFIVIIGLSLSSWNFLFKDYQKERVVTFIDSSQDPLGSGYNAIQSQIAVGSGKFIGKGFKTGSQTQLRFIPAQKTDFVFSVLAEEWGFVGAIITLVIYFLIILWILDTASRSKDKFTMLICFGIAAMYFWHTVINVGMVIGILPVTGVPMLLLSYGGSSTIASLLAIGIVLGIRMRRTPLVKEALDLA; this is encoded by the coding sequence ATGATGATGTTTGATAGAAGGCTGCTTAAGAATTATGGCTGGGGACTCTTCATATTGACTCTCGCATTCTCGATTATCGGCCTTGTAAATCTGTACAGTGCTTCATTTCAGACCGAATACTATGTCTTCAAAAAGCAATTAGTTTGGGTGAATTTAGGTTTAATCGGAATGATTTTAGTATCATTTTTAGACTTCAAAACCATTAAACGATATACCACGCATATCTATGCAATAACAATCATATTTCTAATCATCACCCTATTATTTGGTAAAGAAGTTGCAGGATCAAAGAGCTGGATATCATTAGGTCATCTTATAAATATTCAACCGTCTGAGTTTGCAAAGCTGACAATCATAATTGCGTTAGCCAAATTTTATGATAACGATTTCGAGCCCGGCCCATACGGAATTCGTGACCTCGTAAAACCGATACTTATTTTAGCAATACCAGTAGTCCTTGTAATGGTACAGCCTGACCTTGGTACTGCCTTCGTTATAATTTTGATATCGGGAAGCATTATATTTTTTATGGGAATTCGGATTAAATCTCTACTCTTTCTGTTCATAGTTATTATAGGGCTTTCTCTCTCTAGCTGGAATTTCCTTTTTAAGGATTATCAGAAAGAAAGAGTCGTAACTTTTATCGACTCTTCGCAAGACCCACTAGGTTCTGGGTACAACGCAATACAATCACAGATTGCGGTTGGTTCCGGAAAATTTATCGGTAAAGGTTTCAAAACCGGATCTCAAACGCAACTACGATTTATCCCGGCACAGAAAACCGATTTTGTTTTTTCAGTCCTTGCCGAAGAATGGGGATTTGTCGGTGCAATTATTACACTCGTCATTTATTTTCTCATCATACTTTGGATCTTAGATACCGCAAGTCGTTCCAAAGACAAATTCACAATGCTAATATGCTTTGGTATCGCTGCAATGTATTTTTGGCATACCGTGATAAATGTGGGTATGGTCATCGGAATACTACCCGTTACCGGCGTACCGATGTTGCTGCTAAGCTATGGTGGCTCTTCGACTATCGCTTCACTACTAGCAATAGGAATTGTACTAGGAATAAGGATGAGAAGGACGCCTCTTGTGAAAGAGGCACTCGACCTTGCTTAG
- a CDS encoding P1 family peptidase, giving the protein MGSITDVPGVRVGHASDFDAITGCTVILFDDVANGAVDLRGGGTSTRQIDSLLPHNTFGKIQGVLLTGGSAYGLDASGGVMRYLEERGQGFQTCYGLVVPAVPTAVLFDLGIGNGEIRPDAKMGYEACLKATSNPVEDGSVGVGTGATIGKLLGLKNATKGGIGSASHTFENGVVLGVLVAVNAFGDVISIEDGGIIAGVRNSNDGVKFLGTVNLVKSEVKKELEPFMSTTLAVVVTNAGFSKQELFRISAIGQTGITRVISPSNTTADGDLVFAISCGDSQGDANTCGIIAAELISDAIISAVKKARSLGGIPCWRDIHKRKKHI; this is encoded by the coding sequence ATGGGTTCTATTACTGATGTACCTGGTGTGAGGGTTGGGCATGCTTCTGATTTTGATGCAATAACAGGCTGCACAGTCATTTTATTTGATGACGTCGCCAATGGTGCCGTCGACTTGAGAGGGGGTGGAACCAGTACTAGGCAGATAGATTCTCTACTTCCACACAACACATTCGGGAAGATACAGGGGGTGCTCCTCACCGGGGGTAGTGCATACGGACTTGATGCATCGGGAGGGGTGATGAGATACCTTGAGGAGAGGGGACAAGGATTTCAAACTTGTTATGGTTTGGTTGTTCCTGCGGTTCCTACTGCGGTTTTGTTTGATTTGGGTATAGGAAATGGGGAAATAAGACCCGATGCGAAGATGGGGTATGAAGCATGCCTAAAAGCCACTTCAAATCCAGTCGAAGATGGTAGTGTTGGCGTGGGAACCGGGGCGACAATTGGAAAGCTTTTAGGATTAAAGAATGCTACGAAGGGTGGAATTGGCTCGGCAAGTCATACCTTCGAGAATGGTGTAGTGTTGGGGGTTTTGGTTGCCGTGAATGCCTTTGGAGATGTAATATCGATCGAAGATGGTGGAATTATTGCCGGCGTAAGAAATTCAAACGATGGGGTGAAATTTCTCGGGACTGTAAATCTAGTCAAGAGTGAGGTAAAAAAGGAGTTAGAACCCTTTATGAGCACAACTCTGGCGGTCGTAGTAACAAACGCGGGATTTTCAAAGCAAGAATTATTTAGGATTTCTGCGATCGGACAGACAGGGATAACGAGGGTGATCTCTCCTTCAAATACGACTGCGGACGGTGATCTGGTATTTGCGATTTCTTGCGGTGATTCTCAGGGCGATGCTAATACATGCGGAATTATAGCGGCGGAGCTAATATCAGATGCAATAATTAGTGCCGTAAAGAAAGCAAGAAGCCTCGGAGGCATTCCGTGCTGGAGAGATATACATAAACGAAAGAAGCATATCTAA
- a CDS encoding SCO family protein, translating to MFKSSSTSKVEINILALLILTISAVVCGALTNEADVKDIGVNEKLGDAIPLDLKFFDEDGNQIFLGDLLKDGKPLILSLAYFSCPKLCSLTLNGTLESINALSSLYLGRDFKLATLSFNPIEKPDIARKKAVKYRGKLKKEQSAEKKWLFLTGDEDNISKLTQAVGFKYKKDGEEFAHPTTLIFITPDGRISRYLYGVRFEPKEMKLSLLEASDGKIGSSEVLNKVLLFCYEFDPVGKRYALQALKIVKAGGVITLISLGLFLTYYWKKEKNSQSSDGGKQSLR from the coding sequence ATGTTCAAGTCCTCATCCACATCTAAAGTTGAAATAAATATTTTGGCATTATTGATCTTAACAATTTCCGCAGTAGTCTGTGGTGCCCTAACCAACGAGGCAGACGTAAAGGATATTGGTGTCAACGAAAAACTTGGTGACGCAATACCACTGGATTTAAAATTCTTTGACGAAGATGGCAATCAAATATTCCTTGGAGATTTACTTAAAGATGGCAAGCCATTGATCCTATCCCTAGCTTATTTCAGTTGCCCGAAATTATGCAGTTTAACCTTGAATGGAACATTAGAATCCATAAATGCACTTTCTTCTCTCTACCTAGGAAGGGATTTTAAATTAGCAACGCTAAGCTTCAACCCAATCGAAAAACCGGACATAGCCAGAAAAAAGGCAGTTAAGTACCGTGGTAAGTTAAAAAAAGAGCAATCTGCTGAAAAGAAATGGCTCTTTCTTACCGGTGATGAAGATAATATCTCCAAATTAACACAAGCAGTCGGGTTTAAATACAAAAAGGATGGAGAAGAGTTTGCACATCCTACAACTTTGATTTTTATCACTCCGGATGGGAGAATTTCCCGTTACCTCTATGGAGTTCGATTCGAACCTAAAGAGATGAAGCTTTCATTACTCGAAGCGTCGGACGGAAAGATCGGGTCTTCAGAGGTACTGAATAAAGTTCTCCTTTTTTGTTATGAGTTTGATCCCGTTGGAAAAAGATACGCTCTTCAAGCTTTAAAAATAGTTAAAGCCGGGGGAGTGATAACACTTATTTCGCTGGGTCTTTTTTTAACGTACTACTGGAAAAAAGAAAAGAACAGCCAAAGCAGTGATGGAGGTAAACAAAGTCTTAGATGA